From one Neovison vison isolate M4711 chromosome 1, ASM_NN_V1, whole genome shotgun sequence genomic stretch:
- the VNN1 gene encoding pantetheinase, translating into MITSKLLAYVAVSVLCVFRVSSRDTFIAAVYEHAVILPNATLIPVSHEVALALMNQNLDLLEAAVTSAANQGADIIVTPEDGIYGWNFNRETIYPYLEDIPDPEVNWIPCINPRRFGYTPVQERLSCLAKDNSIYLVANIGDKKPCNASDSQCPPDGHYQYNTDVVFDSQGKLVARYHKHNLFMNENQFNVPKKPEVVTFDTVFGRFGIFTCFDILFYDPAVTLVKDFHVDTIVFPTAWMNVLPHLSAIQFHSAWAMGMGVNFLASNIHHPSNRMTGSGIYAPDSPRVFHYDMKTKKGKLLLSKLDSYPHRPVVNWTSYASSIKGFSTGNQEFKGTAFFDEFTFLELTRVTGNYTVCQKKLCCHLSYKMSEKRTDEVYALGAFDGLHIVEGTYYLQICTLLKCKTADLNSCGGAVETASTWFEMFSLSGTFGTQYVFPEVLLSENQLAPGEFQVSSDGRLFSVKPPSGPLLTVTLFGRVYEKDQTLNASSDLRAQTRGIMLLVIIPIVYSLSW; encoded by the exons ATGATCACCTCTAAGTTGCTGGCTTATGTGGCAGTTTCAGTTCTCTGTGTCTTCAGAGTCAGCTCCCGGGATACATTTATTGCAGCTGTTTATGAACACGCAGTGATATTACCTAATGCCACCCTGATACCAGTGTCCCATGAAGTGGCATTAGCATTAATGAACCAAAATCTGGATCTTTTGGAGGCAGCGGTCACTTCAGCAGCAAACCAG GGTGCAGATATTATTGTGACTCCAGAAGATGGTATATATGGCTGGAACTTTAACAGGGAAACTATCTACCCATACCTGGAGGATATCCCAGACCCTGAAGTCAACTGGATCCCTTGTATTAATCCCAGAAG GTTTGGCTACACCCCAGTGCAAGAAAGACTCAGCTGTCTGGCCAAGGACAACTCTATCTACCTTGTGGCAAATATTGGAGACAAGAAGCCATGCAATGCCAGTGACTCTCAGTGTCCCCCTGATGGTCATTACCAATACAATACTGATGTGGTCTTTGATTCCCAAGGAAAACTGGTGGCACGCTACCATAAG CACAACCTTTTCATGAATGAAAATCAATTCAATGTACCCAAGAAGCCTGAGGTTGTGACTTTTGACACTGTCTTTGGAAGATTTGGCATTTTCACGTGCTTTGATATACTCTTCTATGATCCTGCTGTTACTCTGGTGAAAGATTTCCATGTGGATACCATAGTCTTCCCAACAGCATGGATGAATGTTTTGCCACATTTGTCAGCTATTCAGTTCCACTCAGCTTGGGCAATGGGCATGGGGGTCAACTTCCTTGCATCCAATATACATCACCCCTCAAACAGAATGACAG GAAGTGGCATCTACGCACCTGATTCTCCACGAGTATTTCATTATGATATgaagacaaagaagggaaaaCTCCTCCTCTCAAAACTGGATTCTTACCCACACCGCCCTGTAGTGAATTGGACTTCTTATGCCAGTAGTATAAAAGGGTTTTCAACAGGAAATCAGGAATTTAAAGGTACTGCCTTTTTTGATGAATTCACATTCTTGGAGCTGACAAGAGTCACGGGAAATTACACAGTTTGTCAGAAAAAACTCTGCTGTCATCTAAGCTACAAGATGTCTGAGAAGAGAACAGATGAAGTTTATGCCCTAGGGGCATTTGATGGACTACATATTGTCGAAGGGACATATTATTTGCAG ATTTGTACTCTGTTGAAGTGTAAAACAGCAGACTTAAACAGTTGTGGTGGTGCAGTTGAAACTGCCTCTACCTGGTTTGAAATGTTTTCCCTCAGTGGCACTTTTGGAACCCAGTATGTCTTCCCTGAGGTGTTGCTAAGTGAAAATCAGCTTGCCCCTGGAGAATTTCAG GTGTCAAGTGATGGACGCTTGTTCAGTGTGAAGCCGCCATCTGGACCTCTCTTGACCGTGACTCTGTTTGGGAGAGTGTACGAGAAGGACCAGACATTAAATGCTTCATCAGACCTCCGGGCACAAACACGAGGAATAATGCTCTTAGTCATAATACCAATTGTGTACTCATTAAGTTGGTAG